One genomic segment of Pedobacter endophyticus includes these proteins:
- a CDS encoding SH3 domain-containing protein, with the protein MTRILFLLTALFIFSNGLSAQDVYRVTADKLRVRETNDLKSKVIGSILQNEKVSVLDASNPKFYKVKFKNGQGWVSKDFLEKISTAAKPTTPQTTAPSSATPPPSATTADSTNDVIYRVTADNLRVREKADPKSKVIGFLPENENVAVIDSTDASYFKIKVTNGQGWVSKEFLTRISPVKAVVKKSTVAVEIPKIDKDYSSIIFFVIVALIMGTILYFIFKYSNQNRFLIGISAIVVLIVIYFCFVTFIQERTVSGMYVSDSETQYRSFDFGANDSVTVKDIYTDSTFKSKYVIDGDMIKMYDQQNLILLLIRDENTLIGEGFTRGTFNKK; encoded by the coding sequence ATGACTAGAATTCTCTTCCTTTTAACTGCTCTTTTTATTTTTTCGAACGGCCTAAGCGCACAAGACGTTTACCGTGTAACTGCCGATAAGCTGAGAGTCAGGGAAACGAACGACTTAAAGAGCAAAGTGATCGGATCGATTCTCCAAAATGAAAAAGTGTCGGTTTTGGATGCGAGCAACCCTAAGTTTTACAAGGTAAAGTTTAAAAACGGACAAGGTTGGGTGAGTAAAGACTTTCTGGAAAAAATTTCGACAGCAGCAAAACCCACGACCCCGCAAACTACCGCCCCATCGTCGGCCACACCACCACCAAGCGCAACAACTGCCGATTCTACAAATGATGTAATTTATCGCGTAACTGCCGATAATTTGAGGGTGAGGGAAAAAGCCGACCCAAAAAGTAAGGTAATCGGGTTTTTGCCCGAAAATGAGAACGTGGCGGTTATCGATTCGACAGACGCGAGTTACTTCAAAATTAAGGTTACGAATGGCCAGGGCTGGGTAAGCAAAGAATTTTTAACCAGGATTTCACCAGTAAAAGCAGTCGTTAAAAAATCAACCGTTGCTGTAGAAATTCCAAAAATCGACAAAGATTACTCAAGCATCATATTTTTTGTCATTGTTGCCCTCATCATGGGTACCATTTTATATTTCATTTTTAAGTACTCTAACCAGAACAGGTTTTTAATTGGCATTTCTGCCATTGTAGTTTTAATTGTTATCTATTTTTGCTTTGTAACCTTCATTCAGGAAAGAACCGTTTCTGGAATGTATGTAAGCGACAGCGAAACACAGTATCGGAGCTTTGATTTTGGCGCCAATGATTCGGTTACGGTTAAAGATATTTATACCGATTCGACCTTTAAATCGAAATATGTAATTGATGGCGACATGATTAAAATGTACGACCAGCAAAACCTTATTTTATTGTTGATTAGAGATGAAAACACGTTAATTGGCGAGGGATTTACCCGGGGAACGTTTAACAAAAAGTAG
- a CDS encoding 3-keto-disaccharide hydrolase codes for MKYPLKHITFLFVFFACLSFTANAQKGWINLFNGKDLKDWNIKIAKHDYKENYANTFRVEDGLITVSYDGYTEFDQQYGHIFYKKPFSYYLLKVTYRFIGEQAKGGEGWATRNSGAMLHCQDPATIGKNQNFPISVEAQILGGDGEHERHTSNVCTPGTLIDYKGKLFTPHCLDSKSKTYAGDQWVTAEFLVLGDSVIKHIIDNEVVLEYTKPQIGGEGVTNFDPKVKVDGTPLTSGYISLQSESHPIQFKTVKLFDLAPYAKDKAKLDQVVEKILKN; via the coding sequence ATGAAATATCCGCTAAAGCATATCACTTTCCTATTTGTATTTTTCGCTTGTTTGTCGTTTACCGCCAATGCACAAAAAGGCTGGATCAATCTCTTCAATGGGAAAGATTTAAAGGATTGGAACATTAAAATCGCTAAACACGATTACAAAGAGAATTACGCCAACACCTTTAGGGTTGAGGATGGCCTGATAACGGTAAGTTACGATGGGTACACAGAATTTGATCAACAGTATGGTCATATATTTTATAAAAAACCATTCTCCTATTATCTGTTAAAAGTTACGTATCGCTTTATTGGCGAGCAAGCTAAGGGTGGCGAGGGTTGGGCTACGCGAAATAGTGGCGCAATGTTGCACTGCCAGGATCCGGCTACGATAGGCAAAAACCAAAATTTCCCCATTTCCGTTGAGGCACAAATTCTTGGTGGCGATGGTGAACACGAGCGCCACACCAGTAACGTTTGTACGCCAGGAACACTAATTGATTATAAAGGAAAATTGTTTACCCCGCACTGTTTAGATTCTAAATCAAAAACGTACGCCGGAGATCAATGGGTTACTGCCGAGTTCTTAGTTCTGGGCGATTCGGTTATTAAACACATTATAGACAATGAAGTTGTATTGGAATACACGAAACCGCAAATTGGAGGCGAGGGTGTCACCAATTTTGATCCAAAAGTTAAGGTTGATGGTACGCCGTTAACGTCTGGATATATTTCGCTGCAAAGTGAGAGCCACCCCATCCAGTTTAAAACCGTAAAACTCTTCGATTTGGCGCCGTATGCTAAGGATAAAGCCAAATTAGACCAAGTAGTGGAAAAGATTCTAAAAAATTAA
- the katG gene encoding catalase/peroxidase HPI gives MEEESNDISKCPFHNGSQKSSVGGGGTRNRDWWPNQLKLNILRQHSSLSNPMGDDFNYAEAFNSLDLDAVKSDLHALMTDSQDWWPADFGHYGGLFIRMAWHSAGTYRVGDGRGGAGAGLQRFAPLNSWPDNVSLDKARRLLWPIKQKYGRKISWADLLILTGNVALESMGFKTFGFAGGREDVWEADESVFWGAETTWLGGDKRYAHGSKGVRENHGVLVSDDDADGDEHTRNLQKPLAAVQMGLIYVNPEGPDGNPDPIASAKDIRDTFGRMAMDDEERVALIAGGHTFGKTHGAASADHVGKEPEAADIESQGFGWNNSYGAGKGADTITSGLEVTWTTTPTQWSNNFFENLFRFEWELTKSPAGAHQWKAINAEAIIPDAFDQSKKHLPTMLTTDLALRFDPAYEKISRKFLENPDLFADAFARAWFKLTHRDMGPKERYLGPDVPQEELLWQDPIPAVNHVLIDEGDIAALKSTILSAGLSVAELVSTAWASASTFRGGDKRGGANGARIRLTPQKDWAVNNPAQLQKVLAVLDKIQSEFNTAQVEGKKISLADLIVLAGNAAIEKAAYDGGFRVALPFKPGRMDASQAQTDVESFRYMEPIADGFRNYKKTGSTVLTEELLIDKAQLLTLTAPELTVLLGGMRVLDTNFDGSKNGVFTDRPGQLSNDFFVNLLDMGTAWKAMSDDKEVYIGSSRKTGQPKWTASRADLVIGSNAELRAIAEVYGSADGKEKFVNDFAKAWNKVMNLDRFDLVQS, from the coding sequence ATGGAAGAAGAATCAAACGATATCAGTAAATGTCCGTTTCATAACGGTTCGCAGAAAAGCAGTGTAGGCGGCGGTGGAACCCGCAATCGCGATTGGTGGCCAAATCAGTTAAAGCTTAATATTTTGCGTCAGCATTCGTCGCTTTCAAACCCAATGGGCGATGACTTTAATTATGCAGAGGCTTTTAATAGCCTTGATCTGGATGCCGTAAAAAGCGATTTGCATGCTTTAATGACCGATTCGCAAGACTGGTGGCCTGCCGATTTTGGCCATTACGGAGGTTTGTTTATCAGAATGGCCTGGCATAGCGCCGGTACCTACCGGGTAGGCGATGGCCGGGGAGGAGCGGGCGCCGGGTTACAGCGTTTTGCACCATTAAACAGTTGGCCCGATAATGTAAGTTTAGATAAGGCCCGGCGATTACTCTGGCCAATAAAACAAAAATATGGGCGCAAAATTTCGTGGGCCGATTTATTAATCTTAACCGGAAACGTCGCTTTAGAATCGATGGGATTTAAGACCTTCGGCTTTGCGGGTGGGCGAGAGGATGTTTGGGAAGCTGATGAATCGGTGTTTTGGGGAGCGGAGACGACTTGGCTTGGTGGCGACAAACGCTATGCACATGGTTCCAAAGGCGTACGCGAAAACCATGGCGTATTGGTGAGTGATGATGATGCAGACGGTGATGAACATACCCGTAATTTGCAGAAACCACTTGCTGCGGTACAAATGGGATTGATTTATGTGAATCCTGAAGGCCCGGATGGCAACCCCGATCCAATTGCTTCGGCGAAAGATATTCGCGATACATTTGGCAGAATGGCAATGGATGATGAAGAAAGGGTTGCACTTATTGCCGGCGGGCATACCTTTGGCAAAACCCACGGTGCGGCTTCGGCAGATCATGTGGGCAAAGAGCCCGAAGCCGCCGATATCGAAAGTCAGGGATTTGGCTGGAACAACAGTTATGGAGCCGGAAAAGGTGCCGATACCATTACAAGTGGCCTGGAGGTTACATGGACAACTACGCCAACGCAATGGAGCAACAATTTCTTCGAAAACTTGTTCCGCTTTGAGTGGGAATTAACTAAAAGCCCGGCCGGAGCGCACCAATGGAAGGCGATCAATGCGGAAGCGATTATTCCCGATGCTTTCGATCAATCGAAGAAACATCTTCCGACTATGCTTACCACCGATTTGGCACTGAGGTTCGATCCTGCTTACGAGAAAATATCCCGCAAGTTTTTAGAAAACCCCGATTTATTTGCTGATGCATTTGCAAGGGCATGGTTTAAGTTAACCCATCGCGATATGGGCCCCAAAGAACGCTATTTAGGGCCCGATGTGCCGCAAGAAGAATTACTTTGGCAAGATCCGATACCTGCAGTTAATCACGTGTTGATTGATGAGGGAGATATTGCCGCATTAAAATCAACCATCTTATCCGCAGGATTGAGCGTGGCTGAACTGGTATCAACCGCATGGGCATCGGCGTCTACCTTTAGAGGAGGCGATAAGCGTGGCGGTGCCAATGGTGCCCGTATTCGCCTAACTCCACAAAAAGACTGGGCAGTAAACAATCCGGCGCAATTGCAAAAAGTGCTGGCGGTTTTGGATAAAATTCAAAGCGAATTTAATACTGCGCAAGTTGAGGGAAAAAAGATCTCTTTGGCCGATTTAATCGTATTGGCGGGCAACGCAGCTATCGAAAAGGCAGCCTACGATGGTGGTTTCCGTGTTGCCTTGCCATTTAAGCCGGGCCGTATGGATGCTTCTCAAGCGCAAACCGATGTCGAGTCGTTCCGGTATATGGAACCAATTGCTGATGGTTTCCGGAATTATAAAAAAACGGGTTCCACTGTTTTAACCGAAGAATTGTTAATTGATAAAGCACAATTGCTAACCCTAACTGCGCCCGAATTAACTGTTTTGTTAGGCGGTATGCGGGTTTTAGATACCAATTTTGATGGTTCGAAAAATGGTGTGTTTACCGACAGGCCCGGTCAGCTGAGCAACGATTTCTTCGTAAACCTGCTCGACATGGGTACAGCATGGAAAGCCATGTCGGATGATAAAGAGGTGTACATTGGAAGCAGCCGCAAAACCGGTCAGCCAAAATGGACGGCCTCTCGTGCCGATCTTGTAATTGGTTCTAATGCCGAATTGAGAGCTATTGCAGAGGTTTATGGAAGTGCCGATGGGAAAGAAAAGTTTGTAAACGACTTTGCAAAGGCATGGAATAAGGTAATGAATCTCGATCGATTTGATCTTGTTCAATCGTAA
- the infC gene encoding translation initiation factor IF-3, producing the protein MALRKSGFYKGPRLPFRKKQAAHRINELIISPEVRVTGEDIEAKIFPIEEAIQMAKEQNLDLVEISPKAVPPVCRIIDYNKFLYEQKKKQKEIKSKAKQTIIKDIRFGPNTDDHDFDFKLKHAVSFLESGEKVRAFVHFKGRSIVYKDRGEILLLKFAQGLEEVGKVELLPKMEGKRMFLTMAPKAVKK; encoded by the coding sequence TTGGCATTACGAAAATCAGGATTTTACAAAGGGCCACGCTTGCCTTTCAGAAAAAAACAAGCAGCACACAGAATTAACGAATTGATCATCTCTCCGGAGGTGCGTGTAACAGGTGAAGATATCGAAGCAAAGATATTCCCAATTGAGGAAGCCATTCAAATGGCGAAAGAACAGAATCTCGATCTGGTCGAAATTTCTCCGAAGGCCGTACCCCCAGTCTGCCGCATTATCGATTACAATAAGTTTCTTTACGAGCAGAAAAAAAAGCAAAAAGAAATTAAATCCAAGGCGAAGCAAACTATTATAAAGGATATCCGCTTCGGACCGAATACCGACGATCATGATTTTGACTTTAAGCTTAAACACGCCGTCTCATTTTTAGAAAGCGGCGAAAAAGTAAGGGCCTTTGTCCATTTTAAGGGAAGATCTATTGTTTATAAAGACCGTGGTGAGATTTTACTTTTAAAATTTGCGCAGGGTTTGGAAGAGGTCGGCAAAGTGGAGCTGTTACCCAAAATGGAAGGAAAACGAATGTTTCTTACCATGGCCCCTAAAGCAGTAAAAAAATAA
- a CDS encoding APC family permease has translation MQHHKKLSELAATAICGNDITSSCLYVSSLTIIYAGQYAWLALLIVAAVLFIFRKIYGEVVGALPLNGGAYNVLLNTTSKSNASIAACLTILSYMTTAVISASEGMHYLHNVFPSVPVMAATAVLITLFLFLVMSGISESSIVAIVIFVLHILAMLLLIGSGVWFVMHNGLDVAKLNFSQPLKNGFGTALFLGFSTAMLGISGFESSANFVEEQKQGVFRKTLRNMWVAVSVINPLMALTAVAVLPIAEIAGHQEALLSHMGANTGGQWLATFISIDAVLVLSGALLTSYVGVNGLIKRMTLDRILPQFLLKENKKGSSPRILILFYLLCISVLLITKGELGPLAGVYTISFLLVMIYFGFGNFLLKIKRARLPRPETASTLSVALAILAVAAALYGNVIMHADYLIVFLQYFVPAMVIIFILLSRNVMLKYLLIVVDGFFNTLKRAAALTRLHISRNLKKLNDQEFVYFTKADDISVLNKVMIYVQENEITKKLRIVTVLGGRGEVSKAFLDDLSVLDRAYPEIKIEFLSLEGDFGPEFIEQLSADWQIPINFMFISSPSDSFSHRVSDLGGVRLII, from the coding sequence ATGCAACACCATAAAAAACTCTCCGAACTTGCTGCAACCGCAATCTGTGGTAACGATATTACCTCTTCGTGCCTTTATGTATCAAGCTTAACGATCATTTACGCGGGCCAATACGCCTGGCTGGCCTTACTTATTGTAGCCGCTGTTTTGTTCATCTTCAGGAAAATATACGGCGAGGTAGTCGGAGCGCTTCCGCTAAATGGAGGCGCGTATAACGTGTTGCTTAATACAACGAGTAAAAGCAATGCCTCTATTGCGGCCTGTTTAACCATTCTTTCTTATATGACTACGGCTGTAATTTCTGCCAGCGAAGGAATGCATTATTTGCACAACGTGTTTCCAAGTGTTCCGGTAATGGCGGCCACGGCGGTTTTAATCACCCTGTTTTTGTTTTTGGTGATGTCCGGCATAAGCGAATCATCAATAGTAGCCATTGTTATTTTTGTACTGCATATTTTAGCCATGCTACTGCTGATTGGGAGTGGGGTGTGGTTTGTAATGCACAATGGCCTCGATGTAGCGAAGCTGAACTTTAGCCAGCCATTGAAAAATGGTTTCGGTACGGCACTTTTTCTTGGGTTTAGCACGGCCATGCTTGGGATTTCGGGCTTCGAAAGCTCTGCCAATTTTGTGGAAGAACAAAAGCAGGGTGTTTTTAGGAAAACACTTCGCAATATGTGGGTGGCGGTATCGGTAATAAACCCTTTAATGGCTCTTACGGCGGTGGCTGTGTTGCCTATTGCAGAAATTGCAGGTCATCAGGAAGCACTGCTTTCGCATATGGGTGCCAATACAGGCGGGCAATGGTTGGCCACCTTTATCTCTATCGATGCGGTGTTGGTGCTTAGCGGCGCTTTATTAACCTCGTACGTGGGCGTAAACGGATTGATTAAACGGATGACGCTTGACCGGATTTTGCCGCAATTTCTGCTTAAAGAGAACAAAAAAGGCAGTTCGCCGCGGATATTGATATTGTTTTATCTGTTGTGCATTTCGGTATTGCTCATTACCAAGGGCGAGCTGGGGCCGCTTGCTGGCGTATACACGATATCGTTTCTTTTGGTAATGATTTATTTCGGTTTCGGAAACTTTCTGCTAAAAATTAAACGGGCCCGGTTACCCCGCCCCGAAACGGCCTCAACCTTGTCGGTAGCATTGGCCATTTTGGCGGTTGCTGCGGCGCTTTACGGCAACGTGATTATGCATGCAGATTATCTGATCGTTTTTTTACAATACTTTGTACCCGCCATGGTTATCATCTTTATACTGCTGAGCAGGAACGTGATGCTTAAGTACTTATTGATTGTAGTTGATGGCTTTTTTAATACGCTTAAAAGAGCTGCAGCGTTAACAAGGCTGCACATTAGCCGTAATTTGAAAAAACTGAACGACCAGGAGTTTGTGTATTTTACGAAGGCTGACGACATTTCGGTGCTTAATAAGGTAATGATTTATGTACAGGAGAATGAGATTACCAAAAAGCTCAGGATTGTGACCGTTTTGGGCGGCAGAGGTGAGGTTTCGAAGGCTTTCTTAGATGATCTTAGCGTGCTCGATCGGGCCTATCCCGAAATAAAAATTGAATTTCTCAGTCTCGAAGGTGACTTCGGCCCCGAATTTATTGAACAATTGAGTGCAGATTGGCAAATTCCGATCAATTTCATGTTTATCAGTTCTCCAAGCGATAGTTTTAGCCACAGGGTGTCTGATTTGGGAGGTGTGAGGTTGATTATTTAG
- a CDS encoding beta-N-acetylhexosaminidase yields MEKILHLILVFISGNVFAQTVPAIIPKPVKLVAAKGFFQLNSEKTIGFNDSRLKQSIYYLQNQLLRQRGITIQQNTASPAIRLSVEPKKRGADSAAYKISVKPNHILISASHPNGIFYGLITVLQMALTSEGNKIPVCEINDSPAYSWRGFMLDESRHFFGKQKVKSILDWMAFYKLNTFHWHLTDEPGWRLEIKKYPKLSLVGGIGDYLNPNLPAQFYTQADINEIVAYAAERYITVIPEIDMPGHATAANMAYPEYSGGGSAAHPAFTFNPGLESTYGYLTNILKETNVLFPSGLIHLGGDEVSFGNEKWKVNPDILKLKLREHLKDETAVERYFMKRMADSVYHLNAKALLWDEMADTDLPKDKTIIFWWRHDKPVQLQTALSKGYQTVLCPRLPLYLDFVQDSTHRYGRKWNKLYNPIESVYNFDAKSFAQIDKEKSLILGIQANIWTETVDNEFRLDYLLFPRIAALAEAAWTEAKNKDFKQFNTRMQPHFLLYGKAGLYYYNPAKPLQNPELPVKSKQSLDYKD; encoded by the coding sequence ATGGAGAAGATTTTACACCTTATTTTAGTATTCATTTCAGGAAATGTATTCGCACAAACAGTCCCGGCAATAATTCCTAAACCTGTCAAGTTAGTTGCAGCAAAAGGTTTTTTTCAATTGAATAGCGAAAAAACAATCGGCTTTAATGATTCGCGACTGAAACAATCGATCTATTATTTGCAAAACCAATTATTGAGGCAACGGGGCATCACCATTCAGCAAAACACAGCTTCTCCAGCTATCCGCTTATCGGTAGAGCCAAAAAAAAGGGGGGCAGATTCGGCCGCTTACAAAATTAGTGTAAAACCCAATCACATTTTAATTTCGGCATCGCATCCGAACGGCATTTTTTATGGCTTGATTACCGTTTTGCAAATGGCGTTGACCAGTGAGGGCAATAAAATTCCGGTTTGCGAAATTAACGATAGTCCAGCCTATTCGTGGCGTGGTTTTATGTTAGATGAATCGCGGCACTTTTTTGGTAAGCAAAAGGTGAAATCCATTTTAGATTGGATGGCCTTTTATAAGTTAAATACTTTTCACTGGCATTTAACCGACGAACCTGGGTGGCGTTTGGAGATTAAGAAATACCCGAAGCTATCGCTGGTTGGTGGCATTGGCGATTACCTCAACCCGAATTTACCGGCACAGTTTTATACACAGGCTGATATAAATGAAATTGTTGCTTATGCAGCCGAGCGGTACATTACCGTAATACCCGAAATTGACATGCCCGGTCATGCCACAGCAGCAAATATGGCTTACCCGGAGTACTCGGGCGGTGGCTCGGCTGCTCATCCAGCGTTTACCTTCAACCCCGGCCTCGAGTCGACCTACGGGTATTTAACCAACATATTAAAAGAAACCAATGTGCTGTTTCCATCGGGATTAATTCATCTTGGTGGCGACGAGGTTAGTTTTGGTAACGAAAAGTGGAAAGTTAACCCCGATATTTTAAAGCTTAAGCTACGCGAACATTTAAAGGACGAAACAGCGGTTGAGCGATATTTTATGAAAAGAATGGCCGATTCGGTTTATCACTTAAACGCAAAGGCACTTTTATGGGATGAAATGGCAGATACTGATTTACCGAAAGATAAAACGATCATTTTTTGGTGGCGACATGATAAACCCGTTCAGTTGCAAACCGCTTTGAGTAAAGGCTACCAAACGGTTCTTTGCCCTCGGCTGCCATTATATTTAGATTTTGTTCAGGATAGTACGCACCGATACGGCCGTAAATGGAATAAACTGTATAATCCGATCGAAAGCGTTTACAATTTTGATGCAAAGTCATTTGCCCAAATTGATAAGGAAAAATCATTGATTTTAGGCATTCAAGCCAATATATGGACAGAAACTGTAGACAATGAGTTTCGGCTGGATTATTTACTGTTTCCCCGAATAGCAGCGCTGGCTGAAGCGGCGTGGACTGAAGCCAAAAATAAGGATTTCAAACAGTTTAACACTCGCATGCAGCCTCATTTTTTGCTTTACGGAAAGGCAGGGCTTTATTATTACAATCCTGCCAAACCCCTACAAAACCCCGAGCTACCGGTGAAAAGTAAGCAATCGTTAGATTATAAAGATTAG
- a CDS encoding mechanosensitive ion channel family protein has protein sequence MIKIFAAFFFLSLSASITCLAQKDSTASRQDSLIDKKLDNSLDGVRQLAAERLSDSLKRSELERKFSDLGTDDKAQKAALMKELNQLKQRDSVHLARQLHQIDSLRAIVKGMPVVFDADTIFYIFAKFGSFSASDRAHAITERLERISETPGFSTDSLKLSPGEQAIDLLYGNNLLLSITEQDAMWARKDRNSYAAEIKRKISASLNKFKEENSWQVLLKEILLTLLVISVVIGLIYLINKLFKKLKSKILSTDNKLGKGIKIRNYELLDSERQQGALNILIRTIRYIVILLVIYLAIPVLFGIFPFTRDLSVNLINYILSPLRKIGVSIWNYIPNLMTILVLLLVFRYVIRLVRFLKTEIERGKLTIPGFYKDWANPTYQIIRVLILAFMLIVIFPYLPGSDSGVFKGVSVFVGVLFTFGSAGALGNLVAGLVLTYMRAFRIGDRVRIGDVTGDIIEKTLLVTRVRTIQNEVVSIPNSTVMNNHTINFSIEAAEKGLIVNTTVTIGYDVPWRQVHQLLIDAALATELIEAEPAPYVLQTSLDDYYVSYRLNAHTKSPNRQAVIYSGLHANIQDEFNKAGVEIMSPHYKALRDGNATTIPSAYLPKDYDAPKFRTESSATRQKTPSATKESN, from the coding sequence ATGATCAAAATCTTTGCCGCATTCTTCTTTCTTTCCCTTTCTGCATCTATCACCTGCCTTGCACAGAAAGACAGTACCGCATCGAGGCAGGATAGCCTGATCGACAAAAAACTTGACAACAGTCTGGATGGTGTTCGCCAATTAGCCGCTGAGCGACTTTCTGATTCGCTAAAGCGATCGGAGCTTGAACGAAAATTTAGCGACCTAGGAACAGACGATAAGGCCCAAAAAGCTGCGCTGATGAAAGAGCTGAACCAACTTAAGCAAAGAGATTCTGTTCATTTGGCCCGCCAGCTTCATCAAATAGACTCGTTGCGGGCTATTGTTAAGGGAATGCCGGTGGTATTTGATGCCGATACCATTTTCTACATATTTGCAAAGTTTGGCAGTTTCAGCGCCAGCGACCGGGCGCATGCTATTACCGAAAGGCTCGAGCGTATTAGCGAAACGCCTGGTTTTTCTACAGATTCACTAAAACTTAGCCCCGGCGAACAAGCAATCGATTTGCTTTATGGCAACAACTTGCTGCTTTCTATAACCGAGCAGGATGCCATGTGGGCCAGAAAAGACCGCAATTCGTATGCTGCCGAGATCAAACGTAAAATCTCCGCAAGTTTAAATAAATTTAAGGAAGAAAATAGCTGGCAGGTGCTGCTAAAAGAGATTCTGCTAACCTTACTCGTTATCTCTGTTGTAATTGGGCTTATTTATCTGATAAACAAGCTCTTTAAAAAATTAAAAAGTAAAATTTTATCTACAGACAATAAGTTAGGGAAGGGAATAAAAATAAGAAATTATGAGCTTCTGGATTCCGAAAGGCAGCAGGGCGCACTTAATATCCTGATCAGAACTATTCGTTACATTGTTATTTTACTGGTCATATACCTTGCAATTCCGGTTTTGTTCGGCATATTTCCTTTCACCCGCGACCTTTCTGTAAACCTAATCAATTACATTCTTAGCCCCTTAAGAAAAATAGGTGTATCAATATGGAATTACATTCCAAATTTGATGACAATACTGGTGCTGCTTTTGGTATTCCGGTACGTAATCAGGTTAGTCAGGTTCCTTAAAACGGAAATTGAGCGAGGCAAGCTCACCATCCCCGGGTTTTACAAGGATTGGGCAAATCCTACTTACCAAATCATTCGGGTGCTTATTCTTGCCTTTATGCTTATCGTTATCTTCCCCTATCTTCCCGGGTCTGATTCTGGTGTGTTCAAAGGCGTATCGGTTTTTGTTGGGGTGCTTTTTACTTTCGGCTCGGCAGGGGCGCTCGGCAACCTGGTGGCTGGCCTGGTACTTACTTATATGCGTGCCTTTAGAATTGGCGACAGGGTACGAATTGGTGATGTAACGGGGGATATTATCGAAAAAACCTTGCTGGTAACCCGGGTGCGCACCATTCAAAACGAAGTGGTGTCTATCCCAAATTCGACGGTAATGAACAACCACACTATTAACTTTAGCATAGAGGCTGCCGAAAAGGGCCTTATTGTAAATACTACGGTTACTATCGGCTACGATGTGCCCTGGAGACAGGTGCACCAATTGCTGATCGATGCCGCACTTGCTACCGAATTGATAGAGGCTGAACCCGCTCCGTATGTACTTCAAACCAGTTTGGATGATTATTATGTGAGCTACAGATTAAATGCGCACACAAAATCGCCCAACCGCCAGGCGGTGATTTATTCGGGTTTACATGCCAACATTCAGGATGAGTTTAACAAGGCCGGTGTGGAAATTATGTCGCCGCACTACAAAGCCCTCCGCGATGGAAATGCCACCACCATTCCTTCAGCGTATTTGCCAAAGGATTATGATGCGCCGAAGTTTAGAACCGAAAGCTCGGCAACCAGGCAAAAAACGCCTTCCGCAACGAAAGAAAGCAACTAA
- a CDS encoding mechanosensitive ion channel family protein, translated as MDFNNAYHLITDKLLSWARDIIKLLPNIALAIIILILGVLIARWLKKLIKKLIGRFVQNQTLEHLFASISYIILVGITIFIALSVLKLDKAVTSILAGAGILGLTIAFAFQDIAANFMSGILISIRKPLHVNDTVKIQDYMGEVEEINLRDVVIRTYQGQMVIIPNKQIFQNPIENFTLLGKRRVDLEVGISYGEDLERVKAITLESVKDIDGLSRTDEVTMFYTTFGDSSINYVIRLWVSNTQQPDFLEVRSQAIIRIKKAYDKNNIMIPFPIRTLDFGIKGGVPLNEVTQKPA; from the coding sequence ATGGATTTTAACAATGCCTATCATTTAATTACTGATAAGTTACTCTCGTGGGCAAGAGACATTATCAAACTGTTGCCGAACATTGCGCTGGCCATAATTATTTTAATTCTTGGAGTACTTATCGCCAGGTGGCTAAAAAAGCTGATCAAAAAACTAATTGGGCGGTTTGTACAAAACCAAACGCTTGAGCACCTCTTTGCCTCAATAAGCTATATTATTTTAGTTGGGATAACCATTTTTATTGCGTTGAGTGTACTTAAACTCGATAAGGCCGTGACCTCTATTTTAGCAGGTGCCGGAATACTCGGGTTAACCATTGCCTTTGCCTTTCAGGATATTGCCGCCAACTTTATGTCGGGCATATTAATTTCAATTAGAAAACCGCTGCATGTTAACGATACGGTGAAAATACAGGATTATATGGGCGAAGTTGAAGAGATTAATTTAAGGGACGTAGTAATTCGCACCTATCAGGGCCAAATGGTCATCATCCCAAATAAACAGATTTTTCAAAATCCGATTGAAAATTTCACCCTACTTGGTAAGCGCCGTGTAGACCTGGAAGTGGGTATATCGTACGGCGAAGATCTGGAAAGAGTTAAAGCCATAACGCTCGAATCGGTTAAGGACATTGACGGACTTTCGAGAACGGACGAAGTGACTATGTTTTATACTACATTTGGCGACAGCTCTATTAATTATGTAATTAGATTGTGGGTTAGCAATACGCAACAACCCGACTTTTTAGAAGTTAGAAGCCAGGCGATTATTCGCATCAAAAAAGCTTATGATAAGAATAACATCATGATTCCTTTCCCAATCAGAACGTTAGACTTTGGGATAAAGGGCGGTGTTCCTTTAAACGAAGTGACACAAAAACCGGCCTAA